A stretch of Oncorhynchus gorbuscha isolate QuinsamMale2020 ecotype Even-year linkage group LG24, OgorEven_v1.0, whole genome shotgun sequence DNA encodes these proteins:
- the LOC124013134 gene encoding endothelin-2-like — MALSLNSLTIITLCVLLQEGFGLPVSSQTELPDQSPSQNSPHHTRVKRCSCSNWLDNECIYFCHLDIIWVNTPNKVIPYGLGSPLSRRRRSTGRCECAHPADRTCSGFCHNSSENPRFVVVSPSDQNLEQAVSSLDTTSSDLLTSLRNTVRSNMAAIEQAAPSRKKNALRANRLNIG, encoded by the exons ATGGCTCTATCACTGAACTCTCTCACCATCATAACACTCTGTGTGCTCCTGCAGGAGG GTTTTGGGCTTCCTGTATCCAGCCAGACTGAGCTCCCTGACCAGTCCCCGTCCCAGAACAGCCCACACCACACCAGAGTTAAACGCTGCTCCTGCAGTAACTGGCTGGACAACGAATGCATCTACTTCTGTCACCTGGACATCATTTGGGTCAACACTCCCAATAAGGTCATCCCCTACGGTCTTGGCAGCCCCCTGTCCCGACGTCGCCGCTCCACCGGGCGATGTGAATGTGCCCACCCAGCCGACAGGACCTGCTCCGGATTCTGCCACAACAG CTCAGAGAACCCCAGATTCGTAGTGGTAAGCCCCTCAGACCAGAACCTGGAACAGGCTGTTAGCAGTCTAGACACAACCAGCAGCGACCTACTGACCTCTCTCAG AAACACGGTCCGAtccaacatggctgccatagagcAGGCTGCTCCCTCCAGGAAGAAGAACGCGCTCAGAGCCAACAGACTGAACATCGggtag